In Rhea pennata isolate bPtePen1 chromosome 8, bPtePen1.pri, whole genome shotgun sequence, one genomic interval encodes:
- the ZRANB2 gene encoding zinc finger Ran-binding domain-containing protein 2 — protein sequence MSTKNFRVSDGDWICPDKKCGNVNFARRTSCNRCGREKTTEAKMMKAGGTEIGKTLAEKSRGLFSANDWQCKTCGNVNWARRSECNMCNTPKYAKLEERTGYGGGFNERENVEYIEREESDGEYDEFGRKKKKYRGKPVGPASILKEVEDKESEGEDEEDEDEDLSKYKLDEDEDEDDADLSKYNLDASEEEDTNKKKKSNRRSRSKSRSSHSRSSSRSSSHSSSRSRSRSHSRSSSSSRSRSRSSSREHSRSRGSKSRSSSRSYRGSSTPRKRSYSSSRSSSSPERSKKRSRSRSSSSGDRKKRRSRSRSPERRRRSSSGSSHSGSRTSSKKK from the exons ATGTCGACGAAGAATTTCCGCGTGAGCGACGGGGACTGGATCTGCCCGGACAAGAA gtgtGGAAATGTCAATTTTGCCAGAAGAACCAGTTGTAACAGATGTGGTAGAG aaaaaacaaCTGAAGCCAAAATGATGAAAGCTGGAGGGACTGAAATAGGAAAGACACTTGCTGAAAAGAGTCGTGGCCTCTTCAGTGCTAATGACTGGCAGTGTAAAAC ATGTGGTAATGTGAACTGGGCCAGAAGATCAGAATGCAATATGTGTAACACTCCTAAGTATGCTAAACTGGAGGAAAGGACAG GATATGGAGGAGGATTTAATGAACGAGAGAATGTTGAATATATAGAACGTGAAGAATCAGATGGAGAGTATGATGAG TTTGGTcgcaaaaagaaaaagtatagaGGGAAGCCGGTTGGTCCTGCATCTATTCTGAAAGAAGTAGAAGATAAAGAATCTGAAGGGGAAGAtgaggaggatgaggatgaagaTCTTTCCAAATACAAATTGGATGAG GATGAGGATGAAGATGATGCTGACCTTTCAAAATATAATCTTGATGCTAGTGAGGAAGAGGACactaataagaaaaagaaatccaataGGCGCAGTCGTTCTAAGTCTCGATCTTCCCACTCACGATCTTCATCACGCTCATCCTCCCATTCAAGCTCAAGGTCTAGGTCCAG GTCCCATTCAAGAAGTTCTTCCAGTTCCAGATCAAGATCTCGCTCCAGCTCCAGAGAACATTCTAGATCTCGTGGGTCGAAATCAAG ATCCAGCTCCAGGTCCTACAGGGGGTCTTCAACCCCAAGAAAAAGATCTTACTCAAGCTCTCGTTCATCATCTTCCCCTGAGAGAAGCAAGAAGCGAAGTCGTTCTAGATCTTCTTCATCTGGTGATCGCAAAAAAAGACGATCGAGATCACGGTCACCCGAAAG ACGCCGCAGATCGTCATCTGGATCTTCCCATTCTGGTTCCCGTACAAgttctaaaaagaaataa